The segment tagaaAGTGAGTGTGATTGTTTGTGTTAACACTCGACATTATATCTATGTGGCAGGAAATGATATCTATGTCGTGACAATAAGAGTGAGCCTAATAACGTTATGTTTGtgagaaataaatcattatctaAAACCTCATGGGTAAATTGTGATGACAATTAATAAAACgttcaaaaaatgttatattaatatgtattaaaattttaatatatatatattgcttgtatgtatatttaaaatattaaataactacttaaacattatttaaagctAGTTCTCTATTTTGCCCTATATTCAGAATAATTCCaggtattttaaatcaaataaaatgtatatttatatattgattccatttaaaattattaaaatttttaaatcgtttttgTGTTACCAACTAGCGATATGGGAAAGCACCACTGTATTCTTGTCGTATATCACCTCAATCCTCATAAAattcagaaattatatttaagcTACAAATAATCAGGCTCGGAGCACTcccaataaaacagttttcataGGTAAACTTTTTATGACAATAGTTCgtcaaatataataacaaaatatataaaagggGAAATTAAGATATtgtttgtaaacatgtttttaagtatttaatactaagtacaaaatttaaaaaataattttgttagttCTGTGTTCTgaaaatgcttttttttattctaaatccGTTTTTCCATATTTAgtaaagacaattttattttgagaacGCTTTTAAATAAGGGAAATCATCCACTAAcccatattttgtacataaacattACTCCCTGCCAGGCactgaaaattacatttaatttacaacttatcGGACTCGGATCAAAATTTTTAAGATGAAAATcactttaatttttagtatactTTGCTTTATGCGGCCTATCGCAGATTCATTCATTACTTCTTTTCCGTACTAGGTTTTTCACCAAATTCTAGTTAGAGCCAATGCTTCTAACAGTTCATGACCTACATTAGAGTTTCTATAcctgagtcagtttcacatgtgGCTGTATAGTACATggcatttaaaatactattttattgcgttatattataaaattgttcaaatagtttGTTCACTATGTGCGGTATCCAATGTTTACTgatatcaaatttattatatcCATTTCTTAAACGCAACTTTTTTTCCATGAGAGTATTTCATTAACTGTAAATCATGCTGCTAAAGGCTACACAGTTTATGTGCAATAAAGTGATTTAAAGTATAAGTTGGATGAACACCTCATTATATTATTACGATGTATTGATATTAgtctttcatattttaataacagttttttgtttacgtaattcaaattattacttagatatattatacatttttttcatttttaatacatgGATATTTTATACTTTGGGTCCTATGCAATGTTAAAGCATGTGCGTACTGcactaaacaatatttagaaaagaaCGATTATTAGCAAACATGTAGTAAACGCCTTATAGTCATAAGGAGGGTAAAATCTGGTTTTAAACATTGTATCCTCCTTGTTCACAGGATCAGTTCTACTGTCAAGAGCAGGAGAATGGCGGTGAGCCGTGGGGAGCTGAGGAGGCAGGTACGCCACGACCCAGGACTCTTCCCTATCCTGTTGCTTCTAGCAAATGTCACACTTGAGGATATATTACCCGACGAACACAACGACTTTTggtatgaatttattatttactaatgatatcttattattattattagtattatttagttttaaaatgtatcattaaattaTGTAACATCATACCTTACGTCTAGCTATATCATATAAGAAACCATGTAAAATATGTCTATAATCACGCAAAATTAAAGTTGGTatttattaaagtactaaaactaATTCATAGTTTGTTAGTTCATGATGTAATCGCATAGACCTCATATTAGGTGTATTATAGTGATCTCACGGTTTACCGTAAATTACAGTAGTAGCCTACACGGGATTTGACTTAGTTATAACATGAAGCCATCCTCTATAAGATAAAGTACCACACCTCGAAACGTTGATGTCGTGTGTTAAATAAGTCACCATGTATTCTTGTGTAAATAATGATGTCTATTTAATGCTTAAGTTCGGTCGTGGTCGTAGAATAAGTCATGCTTATGTAGTGTTTCAAATTCTATAATGGGCATTTTCTTATTGTTTATGATATAAGAGCTGAATCTGAGTAAGAGTGACAACCATCGTGCATGTTAGTTGAACAATAGGCAATTTGGCAGGAATCTTGTGTTGGATGATCTTGTGAAAGACATCTGTCTTGACAGACTTATATCCTAAAGcgttaatatttcattttcaacatCAGTCTTACTTGATTTTATAGTgcgtttaatttaaaacttttatatatacacGAGTTAAATGGCACACGTGTATAAATATGCTTAAAagtctaaatttaaagttatacttATTTGATACGTAATATGTTGAATATAGGAGACGAGAACGAAGATGTGGGAGTGGCCGCTATCGTTGGAGAGGGAGTGGAAGAATTCCGGCTTCCAGAGCGTCTCGAGATGTTGTTAGAGTCTGAGAAGTCGCCAACATTCTTCCAGCAGCTGGAGAAGTACGCCTGGAACCCAAGGGACTGTTCCAGGAACATCTACTTCAAGGTAGGCCACAACAGTGTTTCAAATTTAACACCTATGCTAGGGTTTcaccaaatttaaacaaacaatatacttatacaaacaattaaaatctatattcgatatctttttgaaaaaatacatagcctgctataatttataaataaagattaatatgATATTGCAAATAATGGATATTAATTTATacgttttatatgtatatagttatttaatttatacaaatgtactatAACTGGTTTCGTAATTTCTTATAATTCTAATAAGCGAAGAgctcaaatttaaattactttgtactaactttaaaagtttctaaatttattaactagAATATATATGAGTTTGTTGGAATCATTTTTTGTATGATATGGGCGATCTTTCTATTTAGCTAGTAGtttcaacaataataacacaaaatttcTAGGTTAGATAAAAcgctaaaataaactataatcagAGAATAACTGGTTTTAGAACATTTACTGTCGTCATATGTTATCCTTCActgtgtatgtattatatatgttattttcatGCTTCAAAACAGATACAAACCAATTACATTGAATCAGTTCACACAGTTCAATGTATATTTTGGTAAATCTTTGCTTCTCCAATTATACCACTATAAAGACGTAATGTTGATAAAATTACCTAagctataaaaaaaattgtttaatcaaaatataatcgTGTTTACTACAACTAAATATTATGCGAAATGGAAAagcatttaacaataaaaattttactatcaaaaaGATATTGGTATACCAAAATTAATAGATAAATGGAACAGTTAAAAAGtcctaaaaatatttgtttgtcacaatcttataaactatatattaaacatacaataataataatacacatataaatagagagaacaaaaataataataacatccATTATATgtattctatatatatatctatatatatatatctatatatatatatatatatatatattatatatatatatatatatatatatatatatacatatattagataataaatattacattatcatcCTATGACGAACAATATTAAGAAATATCTGAGGTGTAGGCTGCATTTCTTTATGAAAATAGAAAGTGGctcattcaatatttaaacagcAAATCTCTTACTACTTAGTAAGAGTAAACAGAAATAAgcgtttatttttacagttaaaattaaagaCACGATAAGTCATGGCGTGTAGATCACCAAATATCTTTAAGTACTCCTCAGGTCTAGCCTCTggaacccaaaaaaaaaaacagtatctCATTACAAGGAaccatataatatgtataaacattaaattatttaaaaaatctaaatcttAGGAAGCGTACTAATAATCAAGCTAGTACCTACAAGTATCATCTtttgtaggaaataaaaaaatttagacagGATTAATTATGGTACTAATGCTACCTACAcctgttgttttaaatattgtacaactaGTCTTATTATCAAGATATAATTATATGCTATACAGAGGATTAATTTTACTcacttacaaaaagtttataaCTTACTGAAAATAAAccctttattaataatttatgttaatttcagGAGGAGTTTCCGCTTACATGCTTCAGGTCAAAATCTACCGGAGCAGCCGACGCCGTGAGGGGAAGAGTTGGGTTCAGCCAGGGAATCCATATGTGGGCAATTCACTGGCCAGCTCAACTCCGTGGCTTGCACCCTATGGTGGGGTGTGGCTACGAAATATGCGGATATACACGGCAACGGAACCAATGTGAGTTGCACATTTACAGCACAGATTAaccaaatagtttattttacagtttggtttataattatttattgtgtaatcCTTTCAATGCTACATTAACCATACATTCTTTTGCAAATAGCTTTTTGTAATTGAgtggagaaatttaatttaatattgtcagTGTagattttgcaattttttataagaacgaaaacctttttttggtttgtgaatattaaatatgttataatttgaattgtttttagtCTATCGTGGGAAGTGACGACCAGTCCTGGGGTTGGAACTTAAGTACCCTGAGACTGCGTCACGACTGCAGCAGCATAGAGAGTGCCGACTATCCAGCTGCAATGCCTTATGATGATTTTGAGGTGCCCGACACATTTGGTGGTAAGTTCTTTCCTTAAGCTGTggttaatcaaaatataatatatatgttcaCAGTACTTTAGTCCGtaatatgcatataaatataaGACATAATATTATCATACTCGTATTGTTTTTAGAACTtaaaaagtgctttatttgtGTTACGTTATTTTCATTTTGTGCCCACACACATGATAAAGCCCATGTACATTCCATTATACATAACCTCGTCAAAGTAAACAAGACTCGTATCTGTGAGTAGACTACTTTACTACTAGTGTGTTCATTAAGGCACAAGGATCTTTGTAGACAAGATATACTGACAGTTACAGTACCtcaattatactattttaaacctCTTACTTTATTCGGTGtaaattacattgtttacaaaaatatacccactttatagaaaaaataaactgaggcattttttatacaaatgtcaAAAGTATCACATTGGTAGCATGTAAGATTCCATGCAATTTCTTCAATTTTTACGAACGTTATTGTTAAACTTTTTGCATATAAATTAtcatgtatatacataaaaaaattagcaaattattttaattatgcagGCACGACACTAATAAGTTCTTGTTTGTTTTAGTTGTTCTGGACATGTATAAGGGAACACTGGGTTTCCTCATCCTCGTAGGTAACAAAAGATGTTACTTGGGAGATGCCTTCACTGGGCTACGTGGGAAGGTGCTATTTCCCATCATCAGCACCAGTTCAGTGCCCTGCCAGGTCACTATCACTTACAACGGCGGCTTGGACAACGGCGGAAAGGTAAGTAAACCTTTCTTTTCTATTATAACTTTCTCATTTGTTTTCACTATGGACAAGTAAAATACATGAAATACTCAAGGGGATTATGAGATAGGTCTAAATGAAACAAACTTTAAAGCTATGCGTTTATCCATGTCTACTGTGAATCTAACGAAACGTGTCTGGTGTTTCAGCTGAACCCCGCTCATTGATGGAGGTTTGTAAGAGCTTCGTCATGCAGACTCTTGAAGGTGACGACCTTGACAAGATAGAAGAGCTGGACTTGCCACAAACAGttgttaagtatttattagaCGAGGACTAATGTAAGCTAAGTCCTTCTTCTAGCTTGGTGgcggtattttgtatataaattgtaaaacgtactttatatttttaatatcctaaatatattgatatgtagacatattttaaagtattaaaaaaagaatattaatgaatgtaatattagttatagtttattatggtGGAGGATATTCACTGttgtatactattttttttacctTGCATGTTAGTTTAGAGggattattttagtttcataatttttatgttattattatctaACTAATCATATGCTTTTATAGTTCTTTTAGGTTAATGGCTATGACGCTCCTTCATTATGAAGGATagctaaaacacatttttaaggctGCCGTTGGAGGTCCAAAGCCCTCATGAGAAAAGCCGATGGAAAATGTGATTCCCCAAACAATGCAGCGACAGAGAGAGAGAATAAGTATGCGGTACTCTCGAAATTGTAGTAATATATCTACAACCCATGTTTTCCACGTGGCAACAGGTCAGTTATACTCATATTATACTTTGTATTAggaactttcaatatttttaagtgcGTTATCTTAGTTATGatcgtaaaaacaaaatttatatttttgaatgataataataataattggtgtaataacaagaaaaatgctaaatgttaaattataacttgttattttatGGAATTGACGTACCTCTTCATCCTGgccatttttttgtttgttagcCGTCTTGTATTCCTTagtagtatttcaaaattattttccacCTTGTTTATTCTAGTGTTAAGAGGTTAATGAAGTATATTAATTAGTTATCtccgtattttattaattggtatatatttttgaaagatattttctTAATGCCCCGATTTGTTGTCAAAAATATCCTGATTTATAGCCTTACTAACGTAATGACGTTTAATGATAAAAAAGGAGTACTTCGAaatgatgaaattttattaatttaacttttgtttacCCTACAGAcgaacaaaaacaacaaacaatataaaaccacctatcttaaaatatttacaaacttaaaattaagcaaacgataatataatcttcaaacaaactaaaagtaaacttaacaatcaaaaagaacttaaaataaaccaaactcgataattgtgaaataaaaatagagCATCCAATAGGCAAAACCCCGATGAAGGATGCACATCAGATTACactaacataataaaactaaactcaaagaaGGAATGAACCcactacataataatatatttacaagaaaactatACAACATCTATAAAACCAGTCATGGacgtaaaaataataagattaatcTGGAATTATAAAAGATGatgataacaaacttaaatgtacacaatattcattatttcattcaacAATTTTCAGAAAGTACTCGCAATtatccaatgaaaataaaaacaattttaaacttttttaaaaacgatttaatgatactaaatgatctaatttaaaggaaataagattaaacaatcttggagcattaaaagtaaaaaatgtttgaaaacactTAGATTAGGCTTTGGTACCGGAACAAGcaaacttctgaaattatatctaatattatgTGTGAAGGCCGGGTTTGAGctttttatgaaaaatagttttaatatataaatagtagcCAGGAATAATTGGTCTTatttgatttagtaataatgcagataaaggatttttgaaatgtaatgagaGGATAAAGCGTGGATATATACGTACCTCCCCAGCATACAAGCCCATAACTTAGTCTGGTGTGTATTAAAGCGTGGTAAACATTCAGTAGCAAACTTGGAGGACATACATCTCGCAACATATAAAAGCTTCCCAAActtctataaaactcttttttcagTGAATTTACATGACCTTTCCAAGATAAATTTGAGTCAATGGTGAGCCCAAGGTAACTGTATCTCTCcactttttcaatctttttacaatattacaatcgtTACCCGCAGAGCACGTAAAATGATGATAGTATACATCATATTCAAAGTTTACTTGTACCTCGTAAGTTAAATATcatgaattttgttttgtcaCTTAGGagcattgtatttttattaaaccaaaaatttaaaactttaaaatcatcATACATTTTTGTCTTCGAATAGCTACCAAACTGTACTCAGAATACGTCAGtgctgtatcatctgcaaaagctgtCAATTTACCATTTAATTCTACATTACATAGGTCGTTTATGTACACAAGGAAAAGAATTGGACCCAGAACTGAACCTTGAGGCACTCAAAATATTCTTGAAAATCTGCACATATTTAACCTTTGTAGGcctttttaaagcttattttattaaGCGACAAACGCTGGCATAATTGACATTCCAGGGaatttttcgtttaaaataatgttttgggcGCGATAGCTTAgtcttagctcaaaacaaattttcatttataactaaGAGATAACGTGATCTACAAGTAATGTCTTGTAACATTTTGGTCTATCCTCATAGTTTACcgtaaaacacgtttaaattaaatacttttgtaattaatacgtaaacattttatttatggaGTGGATAGCAACCGAATCGTTTATCGTAGCTTAAACATGTTTCTTTAATTATCTGgacaaaattataacatatactaAAAGGGACTATCatctttttatatattgt is part of the Homalodisca vitripennis isolate AUS2020 chromosome 8, UT_GWSS_2.1, whole genome shotgun sequence genome and harbors:
- the LOC124368161 gene encoding protein gustavus-like, with the translated sequence MLNIGDENEDVGVAAIVGEGVEEFRLPERLEMLLESEKSPTFFQQLEKYAWNPRDCSRNIYFKEEFPLTCFRSKSTGAADAVRGRVGFSQGIHMWAIHWPAQLRGLHPMSIVGSDDQSWGWNLSTLRLRHDCSSIESADYPAAMPYDDFEVPDTFGVVLDMYKGTLGFLILVGNKRCYLGDAFTGLRGKVLFPIISTSSVPCQVTITYNGGLDNGGKLNPAH